A single window of Syntrophus aciditrophicus SB DNA harbors:
- a CDS encoding L,D-transpeptidase family protein, translated as MDVDACKRRCRILTALAVFVLFTAVPRQGGGFAFSNDYPLSYFEFFEEKPSVAGVIRKIGPRAEARIKPFFEKAGLPYPSRRLAFVVLKEEKKLEVWTRYDGNWVHVRTYDILAASGSRGPKRKKGDYQVPEGIYQIVSLNPASRFHLSMKINYPNAYDLQMARNEQRSNLGGDIFIHGKTRSHGCLAMGNKAIEELFVLVAKTRPRNVKVVIAPHDLRKSDPALNLPSQPSWLPDLYGVIGRELAKFRLSEDAPEDSFSENNSKMRMTANPEATVPKEPPVINQPKVQEMLVRQNSEDGKAADLQQETVHLQ; from the coding sequence ATGGACGTTGACGCATGTAAACGAAGATGCCGCATTCTGACCGCCCTCGCGGTGTTCGTGCTGTTCACGGCGGTTCCCCGACAGGGGGGCGGCTTCGCGTTTTCCAATGATTATCCCTTATCTTATTTCGAATTCTTCGAGGAAAAACCCTCTGTTGCCGGAGTGATCCGGAAGATAGGCCCCAGGGCCGAAGCGCGCATCAAACCGTTTTTCGAAAAGGCCGGCCTCCCCTATCCCTCCCGTCGGCTTGCTTTCGTCGTGCTGAAAGAGGAAAAGAAACTGGAAGTCTGGACCAGATACGACGGGAACTGGGTTCATGTACGCACCTATGATATCCTTGCCGCCAGCGGCAGCCGGGGGCCTAAGCGGAAAAAAGGAGATTATCAGGTGCCCGAAGGAATCTATCAGATCGTCAGCCTCAATCCCGCCAGCCGTTTTCACCTATCCATGAAGATCAATTATCCCAACGCCTACGATCTTCAGATGGCCCGGAACGAACAGCGTTCAAACCTCGGCGGCGATATCTTCATCCACGGCAAAACCAGATCCCATGGCTGTCTCGCAATGGGCAACAAAGCCATAGAGGAACTCTTTGTACTGGTCGCCAAAACGCGTCCGAGAAATGTGAAAGTGGTCATCGCACCCCATGATCTGCGCAAGAGCGACCCAGCCCTCAACTTGCCGTCCCAACCCTCCTGGCTGCCTGACCTCTACGGCGTCATAGGCCGTGAACTTGCAAAGTTCAGGCTCAGCGAAGACGCACCGGAAGATTCGTTTTCAGAAAATAATTCAAAAATGCGGATGACTGCAAATCCCGAAGCGACTGTCCCAAAGGAACCGCCTGTCATAAATCAGCCGAAGGTCCAGGAGATGCTGGTACGCCAGAACAGTGAGGACGGAAAAGCAGCGGATCTTCAACAGGAAACAGTTCATTTACAGTAA
- a CDS encoding prenyltransferase — MPLKIDLTHAKEEREPGVVDRWIQAFRLQFVPTSIFPALLGSVIAWATFREFHFLYFVMVISGVALHHIGLNMIDDVFDYLHAVDRSHGGEKNPYTGGSGVLAGRLLSARNVFCVSIFCYFLALITAVYLTLSVGWPVLIFVGIGLFSSVFYSVPPIRYGYRGFGEFSLLINFGPVICLGAFYAQTGSIAWEPFIISLVPGFLMWSMIVINEIPDYEEDRQAGKLNLVARFGKKAGILLYSAGLISAYATLLLAVFFGVSSLQVLLGFLSIPAAFNSLIILRKNYHDRLKMAPANLAAIKVHAFTLSFLIIGYLAKGVQVNLL; from the coding sequence ATGCCGCTTAAAATAGACTTGACACATGCGAAGGAGGAAAGGGAACCAGGCGTCGTGGATCGATGGATTCAGGCTTTCCGCCTTCAGTTCGTGCCCACAAGCATCTTCCCCGCCCTGCTGGGAAGCGTCATTGCCTGGGCGACTTTCCGGGAATTTCATTTTCTATATTTTGTCATGGTCATTTCCGGGGTGGCACTGCATCATATCGGCCTCAACATGATCGATGACGTCTTTGATTATCTCCACGCGGTGGACCGTTCCCACGGCGGAGAGAAAAATCCCTACACCGGCGGGAGCGGTGTTTTAGCGGGGCGTCTTCTTTCAGCCAGAAATGTGTTTTGCGTATCGATTTTCTGCTATTTCCTTGCTCTGATCACGGCGGTTTACCTGACTCTATCCGTCGGCTGGCCCGTTCTGATCTTCGTGGGCATCGGTCTTTTTTCTTCCGTTTTTTACAGCGTGCCGCCCATACGGTACGGCTATCGGGGTTTCGGCGAGTTCAGCCTTCTTATCAATTTCGGCCCGGTAATCTGTCTGGGGGCTTTCTATGCGCAGACCGGATCGATTGCCTGGGAACCCTTCATCATATCGCTGGTTCCCGGGTTTCTCATGTGGTCCATGATCGTTATCAACGAAATACCTGATTATGAAGAGGATCGCCAGGCAGGCAAACTGAACCTCGTTGCCCGCTTCGGGAAAAAAGCCGGTATCCTCCTGTATTCAGCCGGACTGATCAGCGCTTACGCCACTCTGCTCCTGGCTGTCTTCTTCGGCGTCTCATCGCTCCAGGTACTCCTTGGATTCCTGTCGATCCCTGCCGCCTTCAATTCCCTCATAATATTAAGAAAAAATTATCACGACAGACTGAAGATGGCCCCTGCCAATCTTGCCGCTATCAAAGTCCACGCGTTTACACTGAGCTTTCTGATTATTGGATATCTGGCAAAAGGAGTTCAGGTAAACTTGTTGTGA
- the cysK gene encoding cysteine synthase A, protein MDTHDVMELIGNTPLIRLRNENIIAKAEFLNPGGSIKDRIGLAMIEAAERDGTLKPGMKIVEPTSGNTGIGITLVGAAKGYEVFIVMPEGMSEERKHIIKVLGGNLVLTPDSENIAGAIKKAEELVEEFHGYMPNQFKNPANALAHFTHTAPELWKQAEHKIDAFISGIGSGGTIQGVGSFLKERNPDVTIVAVEPKNVSALLGHEPGLHQIQGIGDGFIPEILNVSLIDRIIEVSDDDAIRTTRELASNNSLLCGTSSGANVWAARQIAMEHPEWTIATVLADRAERYFSTGLL, encoded by the coding sequence ATGGACACACATGATGTAATGGAACTGATAGGAAACACGCCTTTAATTCGGCTGAGAAACGAAAATATAATCGCCAAGGCTGAATTTCTTAATCCTGGAGGAAGTATAAAAGACCGCATTGGCCTGGCAATGATCGAAGCGGCGGAACGGGATGGAACACTGAAACCGGGAATGAAAATTGTCGAGCCGACCTCGGGCAATACCGGAATTGGAATAACGCTCGTCGGGGCTGCAAAGGGATATGAAGTATTTATTGTCATGCCCGAAGGTATGAGCGAGGAGAGAAAGCATATCATTAAGGTTCTGGGCGGAAATCTCGTTCTGACTCCGGACAGTGAGAACATAGCCGGCGCGATCAAAAAGGCGGAAGAACTTGTTGAAGAATTCCATGGATATATGCCGAATCAATTCAAGAACCCTGCTAACGCACTGGCCCACTTCACACATACCGCGCCGGAACTCTGGAAACAGGCGGAACATAAAATCGATGCCTTTATTTCGGGAATTGGAAGCGGCGGAACGATTCAGGGGGTTGGCTCTTTTCTGAAGGAGAGGAATCCGGACGTGACCATTGTGGCCGTGGAGCCCAAAAACGTATCCGCTCTTCTCGGTCATGAGCCGGGTTTACACCAGATCCAGGGAATCGGGGATGGATTCATCCCTGAAATTCTCAACGTTTCCCTGATCGACAGAATAATTGAAGTCTCTGATGACGATGCAATCAGGACAACGCGTGAGCTTGCATCAAATAATTCTCTTTTATGCGGAACTTCATCCGGGGCAAACGTATGGGCCGCGAGGCAGATAGCCATGGAACATCCGGAATGGACGATAGCCACGGTTCTTGCGGACCGGGCGGAACGGTATTTCAGCACCGGCTTACTCTGA
- a CDS encoding DUF456 domain-containing protein: MRTGRNGISAPAYSERKPADAETTRFRLERQSSFSPGQLQSIKMTTTLWIIAFLMVLAGLAGTLLPSLPGVPLIFGGLLLAAWIDDFQRISVFTVMAMAVLAVLSIVIDYAAAAVSAKRAGASRQGIIGAAVGTLAGIFSGLWGLLFMPLAGAAIGEFIAHRDLFRAGRVSAATWFGLLVSTALKLAIAFTMVGVFVASLLI; encoded by the coding sequence TTGCGGACCGGGCGGAACGGTATTTCAGCACCGGCTTACTCTGAGCGCAAACCGGCAGACGCGGAAACAACCCGTTTCAGACTGGAGCGGCAATCTTCATTTTCCCCTGGACAACTTCAGAGTATTAAAATGACAACCACGCTCTGGATAATCGCCTTTTTGATGGTACTTGCCGGCCTCGCCGGCACCCTGCTCCCATCGCTGCCCGGCGTGCCGCTGATTTTCGGCGGCTTGCTTCTCGCCGCATGGATCGACGATTTTCAGCGCATCAGCGTTTTTACGGTTATGGCGATGGCAGTTCTGGCGGTTCTCAGCATCGTCATCGACTATGCCGCCGCGGCCGTGTCCGCCAAACGGGCAGGCGCAAGCAGGCAGGGTATCATCGGCGCTGCCGTCGGCACTCTCGCAGGCATATTCAGCGGTCTCTGGGGGCTTCTGTTCATGCCGCTGGCAGGCGCCGCAATCGGTGAATTCATCGCGCACAGAGACCTGTTTCGCGCCGGCAGAGTGAGCGCCGCCACATGGTTTGGACTGCTCGTCTCTACCGCGCTCAAACTGGCCATCGCGTTCACAATGGTCGGGGTGTTTGTTGCGTCGCTGCTGATCTGA
- the gspD gene encoding type II secretion system secretin GspD, whose translation MTMTGFHRKVLTGVLIFLLPVFLIGCTSPPAWHQPVTLERSAGKDLQSEEAGGIGPSEEAKQPVVEEIRIPAFERKAPEKMLPPSQPIDPRRLTMANQPVTLNAERVPLSDFVIYALGETLKVAFVMDEKMMNNKKPITIRMPQAMPPDRALNVILGLLEKERIYLEERAGALYVLEVPPEPRSPVDVRIGVSSVDSPADILQIVPLLHIRPQDVEPLIKDLFRSDVEIKPYTRENVMILHGRASRMRPVLEFIATFDVPYLRDKNLLLIRLTYWQTEEFISQLTKILEGLGFAVARMPKEPGPYFLPVKQLNAVLAVCPDGQTARTIRGWKEKLDTPEAAGTEFKTYTFIPKYSRATDLLESIQKLYGSMPSSDSRMVQPAALTTPRGVPARPGSDRGDAFDAAGLRMSADDRKNMIIILSKPDVYRNLLNLLQALDVPARQVLIEATIVELTLTDELKYGVEWFIRNSWDGDSYTLGTLGKLGLEPLGLTYAFLSRTGQFEALISALAEKSKANILSTPRLMVLDNMEATIQVGKDVPTVTGQISTLDSVNTTDSTSVSQSIQYRSTGVMLKVKPTINTEGLMTLEITQEVSDIAETPGVGDSPIILTRRINTSIIAAHGQTIVLGGLMQENQSLGESKVPLLGDIPILGNLFKATSKTKDKTELLVLVTPTILTDPNDAVKITDQLRKELKWIK comes from the coding sequence ATGACGATGACGGGATTCCATCGAAAGGTGCTGACTGGTGTTCTGATTTTCCTGCTTCCGGTTTTCCTGATCGGTTGTACGTCCCCGCCAGCCTGGCATCAGCCGGTGACCCTGGAAAGGTCAGCAGGAAAAGACCTGCAAAGTGAAGAGGCCGGAGGGATCGGACCTTCAGAGGAGGCAAAGCAGCCTGTTGTTGAGGAGATCAGGATTCCTGCCTTCGAACGGAAAGCGCCGGAGAAAATGCTTCCACCCAGCCAGCCCATCGATCCCCGTCGCCTCACGATGGCGAACCAGCCGGTGACGCTGAATGCCGAAAGGGTGCCGCTCTCTGATTTCGTCATCTATGCCCTGGGGGAAACGTTGAAGGTCGCCTTCGTGATGGATGAAAAAATGATGAACAATAAAAAACCGATCACAATCAGGATGCCCCAGGCCATGCCCCCGGACAGGGCGCTGAACGTGATTCTGGGATTGCTGGAAAAGGAGCGGATTTATCTGGAAGAAAGGGCCGGCGCCCTTTATGTCCTTGAAGTGCCGCCTGAACCCCGGTCTCCCGTCGATGTCCGGATAGGCGTTTCTTCCGTGGATTCTCCGGCGGACATCCTGCAGATCGTACCCCTGCTCCACATCCGTCCTCAGGATGTGGAGCCCCTCATCAAGGATCTTTTCAGGTCAGACGTTGAGATCAAGCCATACACCCGGGAAAATGTCATGATCCTCCATGGCCGGGCGTCCCGGATGAGGCCGGTTCTCGAGTTTATCGCCACCTTTGACGTCCCTTATCTCCGGGACAAGAATCTCCTTCTTATAAGGTTGACGTACTGGCAGACAGAGGAATTTATTTCTCAGCTCACGAAAATTCTCGAGGGACTGGGATTTGCCGTCGCCAGAATGCCGAAAGAGCCGGGGCCTTACTTTCTGCCCGTCAAGCAGTTGAATGCCGTCCTTGCGGTCTGCCCCGACGGACAGACAGCAAGGACCATCCGGGGATGGAAGGAGAAGCTGGACACTCCGGAAGCGGCAGGGACGGAGTTCAAGACGTATACCTTCATTCCGAAATATTCCCGGGCAACCGATCTGCTTGAGTCCATCCAGAAACTTTACGGGTCAATGCCGTCATCCGACAGCCGGATGGTTCAACCGGCTGCGCTTACAACGCCAAGAGGCGTGCCGGCAAGGCCTGGAAGCGACAGAGGCGATGCCTTTGATGCCGCCGGGCTGAGAATGTCGGCGGATGACAGAAAGAACATGATCATTATCCTCAGCAAGCCGGACGTCTATCGAAATCTGCTGAATCTCCTCCAGGCCCTGGATGTGCCCGCCCGGCAGGTGCTCATCGAAGCGACCATCGTCGAACTGACGCTGACGGATGAGTTGAAGTACGGCGTGGAATGGTTTATCAGAAATTCCTGGGACGGCGATTCCTATACGCTGGGGACGCTGGGCAAACTCGGTTTGGAACCGCTGGGTCTGACCTATGCGTTCCTGAGCAGAACGGGACAATTTGAGGCTTTGATCAGCGCCCTTGCAGAAAAGAGTAAAGCCAACATTCTTTCCACGCCGCGGCTGATGGTTCTCGACAATATGGAGGCCACCATTCAGGTCGGCAAAGATGTCCCGACAGTGACCGGACAGATTTCCACCCTGGACAGCGTCAACACGACGGACTCGACAAGCGTTTCCCAGAGTATTCAGTACCGGAGCACCGGCGTGATGCTCAAGGTGAAGCCGACCATCAATACGGAAGGCCTGATGACGCTCGAGATCACCCAGGAGGTATCCGATATCGCGGAAACTCCGGGTGTCGGCGATTCCCCGATTATCCTGACCCGGCGCATCAACACGTCCATCATTGCCGCGCATGGACAGACAATCGTCCTGGGAGGACTGATGCAGGAAAATCAGAGCCTGGGTGAAAGCAAGGTGCCGCTGCTCGGCGATATTCCCATATTGGGAAACCTGTTCAAGGCGACATCGAAGACAAAGGACAAGACGGAGCTTCTCGTCCTCGTTACGCCCACGATTCTGACGGATCCCAATGACGCCGTAAAAATAACCGACCAGCTTCGGAAGGAATTGAAGTGGATCAAGTAG
- a CDS encoding lytic transglycosylase domain-containing protein: MKRLPLVLLAGMSALGITILFTMTGLADDLYTFRDRGGPSYFTNVPGPGRSKVRLPLAKLQPQYSKISAIPRRGCTASPHGPDYSEVILSACKRFSVDPDLVRAVIKAESNFDPQALSPKGAMGLMQLMPDTARDMGVSDPFDPVENIHGGVGYLSRLLTNQNGDLIRALAAYNAGPTRVMTYGGIPPFRETWNYVKRVMNYYQIFKGKEDI; this comes from the coding sequence ATGAAACGGTTGCCCCTGGTACTGTTGGCTGGAATGTCCGCCCTTGGAATAACCATTTTGTTTACGATGACTGGATTGGCTGATGATCTCTACACTTTTCGAGATAGAGGCGGACCCTCCTACTTCACCAATGTCCCCGGTCCGGGACGCAGCAAGGTGCGACTGCCTTTGGCGAAACTGCAGCCGCAGTATTCAAAGATATCGGCCATTCCGCGGAGGGGATGCACTGCGTCGCCTCACGGCCCTGATTACAGCGAGGTCATTTTGTCCGCCTGCAAGCGGTTTTCTGTTGATCCCGACCTGGTCAGGGCAGTGATCAAAGCGGAATCGAATTTCGATCCTCAGGCCCTGTCGCCCAAGGGAGCCATGGGATTGATGCAGCTCATGCCGGATACCGCGCGGGATATGGGTGTATCCGATCCGTTTGATCCGGTTGAAAACATTCACGGCGGTGTCGGTTATTTAAGTCGCTTACTGACCAACCAGAACGGCGACCTGATCCGGGCGCTTGCGGCGTATAATGCCGGACCGACGCGGGTGATGACCTATGGAGGCATCCCTCCCTTCCGGGAAACATGGAATTATGTCAAGAGGGTCATGAACTACTATCAGATTTTCAAGGGGAAAGAAGATATATGA
- a CDS encoding general secretion pathway protein GspK: protein MRPIPTNHNRGSASILMVFMVAVLLTVGLGFNWLVKEHLKAAESLKNKTEAIVMARSAYDTLIYLLLNGKVMPREVVLSGFDEMTSLRKLSLDNTAVPLDGDVNVRIQDSNGLLSLNTLNAEAMKRLITRLIQMENPAVPVDSVRDWTDQDDLARLNGAEAFFYRKEGRSYVPRNYALQYPEEFGFVRGMSPEGYERIRSSLTLLPTTGFNPNTAPDDVIVSALDIDEEALKRIRAYREEVGAITESALQVLTGRRISRTATAASCTPSLYMDVKVSAGQPKSMYSIYAGLSLRQSNVAPYSVIYWREE, encoded by the coding sequence ATGCGACCTATTCCAACAAACCATAACCGCGGATCAGCCAGCATCCTCATGGTCTTCATGGTGGCGGTGCTGCTGACCGTGGGGCTGGGATTCAACTGGCTGGTCAAGGAGCATCTCAAGGCCGCGGAAAGCCTGAAGAACAAGACGGAGGCCATCGTCATGGCGCGGTCGGCTTATGACACCCTGATTTATCTATTGCTCAACGGAAAAGTGATGCCCCGGGAGGTGGTCCTTTCGGGTTTCGACGAAATGACTTCGCTCCGGAAGCTTTCCCTGGATAATACGGCGGTGCCGTTAGACGGAGATGTGAATGTCCGTATTCAGGACAGCAACGGTCTGCTGTCCCTGAACACCCTCAACGCAGAGGCCATGAAACGGCTGATTACAAGGCTTATCCAGATGGAAAATCCCGCTGTTCCGGTCGACAGCGTGCGGGACTGGACCGACCAGGATGATCTTGCCCGCCTGAACGGGGCGGAGGCTTTTTTTTACAGGAAGGAGGGCAGATCCTACGTTCCCCGCAATTATGCCCTTCAGTATCCGGAGGAGTTCGGTTTTGTCCGGGGGATGTCTCCCGAGGGATATGAGCGGATCCGTTCCAGTCTGACTCTTCTGCCGACAACCGGGTTCAACCCGAATACCGCCCCCGACGATGTCATTGTGTCCGCGCTGGATATCGATGAGGAAGCGCTGAAGCGGATCAGGGCGTACAGGGAAGAGGTCGGGGCCATTACCGAAAGCGCGCTGCAGGTTCTGACCGGGCGCAGAATTTCAAGGACTGCCACGGCAGCCTCCTGCACACCCTCTCTTTACATGGATGTCAAGGTGAGTGCGGGACAGCCGAAGAGCATGTATTCCATTTACGCGGGACTGAGTTTGAGGCAGAGCAACGTTGCACCCTACAGCGTCATCTACTGGCGCGAGGAGTAG
- a CDS encoding PulJ/GspJ family protein has protein sequence MSSDTSRSLRRKMRRAESRGYTLIEVVVAIAIFAVMLMLAGMALNQGLRQYHGLMEKGLDFWSYARMIWIDKSFNSVTDYYVRTRADGWFPYFRGGTDSVSYVSLAPLAGKLPVVVWIKKEADGNGSSALTYYELPVYTMTYEEIDRSCLFGDYRKGQAIRMLEQLDGVSFRYYGYDAAKGRYEWFDRFEGNRMKRLPALIQVSYRQGDSKGSLVFNLNVNSLLKTAYNATYSNKP, from the coding sequence ATGTCTTCAGATACAAGTCGAAGTCTTCGACGAAAGATGCGCCGGGCTGAGTCTCGGGGCTACACGCTGATCGAGGTGGTCGTGGCCATCGCCATTTTCGCGGTGATGCTCATGCTGGCTGGGATGGCCTTGAATCAGGGTCTCCGCCAGTACCATGGGCTGATGGAGAAAGGGCTCGATTTCTGGAGCTATGCCCGGATGATCTGGATCGACAAAAGCTTCAACTCGGTGACCGATTATTACGTCCGGACTCGGGCTGACGGCTGGTTTCCTTACTTCCGGGGCGGCACGGACAGCGTTTCTTATGTGTCCCTTGCGCCATTGGCCGGAAAGCTGCCCGTGGTGGTCTGGATAAAAAAGGAGGCGGATGGGAACGGGAGCTCCGCCCTGACCTATTATGAACTTCCTGTTTATACGATGACTTATGAGGAAATTGACCGGAGCTGCCTCTTCGGCGATTACAGAAAAGGGCAGGCCATCCGGATGCTGGAACAGCTCGACGGCGTTTCATTCAGATATTACGGTTATGACGCCGCAAAAGGACGATACGAATGGTTTGACCGTTTTGAAGGAAACAGGATGAAACGGCTCCCAGCGCTGATCCAGGTATCCTATCGCCAGGGGGATTCGAAGGGCAGCCTGGTTTTCAACCTCAACGTAAATTCGCTGTTGAAGACGGCTTACAATGCGACCTATTCCAACAAACCATAA
- a CDS encoding pilus assembly FimT family protein — translation MRGLLKRQNGFTLLELVTVTVLIALMLSVALPVSYDMFSRYKAALRAQEVMLYVSGLHRESFLYSEEHLLDSRNSTLMVNGKDISFDGVLISVEEPIFFYRTGATSNGVIRIVSGSERYLLNVTAPFGALKLEPEEERG, via the coding sequence ATGCGCGGCCTCCTGAAACGGCAGAATGGGTTTACGCTTCTTGAACTGGTGACGGTGACGGTCCTTATCGCCCTCATGCTTTCCGTGGCCCTGCCTGTTTCTTATGACATGTTCAGCCGCTACAAGGCCGCGCTCCGGGCTCAGGAGGTCATGTTGTACGTTTCCGGGCTTCACCGGGAATCCTTCCTTTACAGCGAGGAGCATCTGCTGGATTCCCGGAACAGCACCCTGATGGTGAATGGAAAGGACATATCCTTTGATGGTGTGCTCATCTCCGTCGAGGAGCCGATTTTCTTCTACCGCACCGGTGCGACCTCCAACGGTGTAATCCGGATTGTCTCGGGCAGTGAACGTTATCTCCTGAATGTGACCGCTCCCTTTGGAGCACTCAAACTGGAGCCGGAGGAGGAGCGCGGATGA
- a CDS encoding type II secretion system F family protein, with amino-acid sequence MEFAYSTLDSAGQENRGILSAGDRMEALAKLRARGLTVTSLVEKRKKSEFRFAWRKGISLQDLYSLSREVSTLLRSGMRIDRSLELLRNGAKKQAIRDVLTAVLNDVKAGGDVAAAFEKTGSFSPFLVSMIQVNEAAGNLQAAFENIAQYLKFQISFRAEIRNAMTYPLFLICASILTFLAIFQFVVPRFFSIFGTNTTSLPLPALVLYTLSEWFNFTSLAIFMGAGGVLWLARKLYPGRVRLPNLSSRLISLPGVGKLILNLEISRFCYSMYSMLLSGVEFLRALRLSISLIQNATLRNALTPIVGQIREGRKIADVFAEISLLPDIMPNMIRVGEESSNLKEIFFELYTMFDERFKNSIKRLLTLVEPVIIVVMGVVVGFIVITLIMTVMSVSSIKL; translated from the coding sequence ATGGAATTTGCCTATTCAACCCTCGATTCTGCCGGTCAGGAAAACCGGGGCATCCTCTCCGCCGGTGATCGGATGGAGGCCCTGGCCAAGCTGAGGGCGCGGGGGTTGACGGTTACGAGTCTGGTCGAAAAGAGGAAAAAATCGGAGTTTCGGTTTGCCTGGCGCAAGGGGATTTCACTGCAGGATCTTTACAGCCTTTCCCGGGAAGTGAGCACCCTCCTGCGTTCGGGCATGCGGATCGACCGCTCGCTGGAACTGCTGCGCAACGGCGCGAAAAAGCAGGCCATCAGGGATGTGCTGACCGCTGTGCTCAATGACGTCAAGGCAGGAGGCGATGTCGCGGCGGCCTTTGAAAAGACAGGCTCTTTTTCACCCTTCCTGGTCAGCATGATTCAGGTCAACGAGGCGGCCGGCAATCTGCAGGCGGCCTTCGAAAACATCGCCCAGTACCTGAAATTCCAGATTTCCTTCCGTGCGGAAATCCGGAATGCCATGACTTATCCTCTGTTCCTGATCTGTGCCAGCATCCTGACGTTTCTGGCCATTTTCCAATTTGTGGTTCCCCGGTTTTTCAGCATCTTCGGCACGAACACGACCAGTCTGCCCCTGCCTGCTCTTGTGCTTTACACCTTGAGCGAATGGTTCAACTTCACCAGCCTGGCCATCTTTATGGGCGCGGGCGGCGTTTTGTGGCTGGCCCGGAAACTTTATCCCGGCCGCGTTCGGCTGCCGAATCTTTCCAGCCGCCTGATCTCTCTGCCCGGGGTGGGGAAGCTGATTCTCAACCTCGAAATTTCCCGCTTCTGCTATTCCATGTACTCCATGCTGTTAAGCGGCGTCGAATTCCTGCGGGCGCTGAGGCTTTCCATCTCTCTGATTCAGAATGCCACCCTGCGGAACGCCCTGACGCCCATCGTGGGACAGATCAGGGAGGGGCGGAAGATTGCCGATGTCTTTGCCGAAATTTCCCTCCTGCCCGACATCATGCCGAACATGATCCGGGTGGGCGAGGAGAGTTCCAACCTGAAGGAAATCTTTTTTGAACTCTACACGATGTTCGACGAACGCTTCAAAAACAGCATCAAACGTCTGCTGACTCTTGTGGAGCCCGTGATTATCGTCGTGATGGGTGTCGTGGTCGGGTTTATCGTCATTACCCTGATCATGACGGTCATGAGCGTCAGCAGCATCAAGCTTTGA